Proteins co-encoded in one Desulfallas thermosapovorans DSM 6562 genomic window:
- a CDS encoding ASKHA domain-containing protein: MSAEHDYSIILQNRVLVDVDINPMSQKKYVELEPPSLLNNQADIDRLTEALGNCYRNLSVPLPLMNKISVVLREADWRVTVTVARYGDSWQLIDIEPGDQVSCHLGLAIDIGTTTVVGYLVDMVTGRVLDMAADFNGQVEYGADILTRIYWAATDEGRTQLQQAVVDTLNNIIKRLSLSKGIQGQAISAVTVGANSTIVHLLLGLDPSRICMAPYIPVVNLPGFINASAIGLAVNPQAPLYCLPSVGSYVGGDVIAGILASGLHKKPELALFVDIGTNGEMVLGNNEWLVACSGAAGPALEGGVARDGMRAEPGAVYQVRIDPETRATRYRTIENQKALGICGSGLVDCLAELLLAGIIDRAGKFREGQEFVVVPAAQSATNKDISFTQTDINNILRTKGAVNAALEVLLEGVGCQMSDISTFYAAGAFGQYLDLESAITIGLYPDLPRERMIRLGNSSGEGARLVLLSEESRLEAEDIARNITYFELNANEVFMNKFVGSKFLPHTNLDYYPTVKEKMIQRGLLND; the protein is encoded by the coding sequence TTGTCAGCTGAACATGACTACTCAATCATTTTGCAAAACAGGGTGCTTGTTGATGTTGATATCAACCCGATGAGTCAAAAGAAATATGTTGAACTGGAACCGCCAAGTTTGTTGAACAACCAGGCTGATATAGACAGGCTGACGGAAGCACTGGGTAATTGTTACCGTAACTTGTCGGTGCCGTTACCACTAATGAATAAAATCAGTGTAGTTTTGCGTGAAGCTGATTGGCGGGTTACTGTTACTGTGGCCAGGTATGGGGACTCCTGGCAATTGATAGATATCGAACCGGGAGATCAGGTAAGTTGTCATTTGGGATTGGCAATTGATATTGGCACCACCACCGTAGTGGGTTATCTGGTGGATATGGTAACTGGCCGGGTTCTTGATATGGCAGCTGATTTTAATGGTCAGGTAGAATATGGTGCGGATATCTTAACCAGAATCTATTGGGCTGCCACCGATGAGGGAAGAACACAACTGCAGCAAGCGGTGGTGGATACGCTAAATAATATTATAAAGCGACTGAGTTTAAGCAAGGGTATCCAAGGACAGGCCATTAGCGCTGTTACCGTGGGGGCTAACAGTACCATAGTGCACTTGCTTTTAGGTTTGGACCCATCCCGCATTTGCATGGCCCCATATATTCCGGTGGTAAACCTGCCCGGTTTTATCAACGCTTCAGCCATTGGTCTGGCTGTAAACCCGCAGGCTCCACTTTACTGTCTGCCCAGTGTAGGCAGTTATGTTGGTGGTGATGTAATAGCCGGGATACTGGCCAGTGGTTTGCATAAAAAACCTGAACTGGCTCTATTTGTAGATATTGGGACCAACGGTGAAATGGTACTGGGCAATAATGAATGGCTGGTGGCCTGTTCCGGTGCCGCCGGCCCGGCATTGGAAGGCGGCGTTGCCAGAGATGGTATGCGGGCGGAACCTGGGGCGGTCTACCAGGTGAGAATTGACCCCGAAACCCGGGCGACCCGGTATCGTACCATTGAAAATCAGAAAGCCTTGGGTATATGCGGTTCCGGATTGGTGGATTGCCTGGCCGAATTACTGCTGGCCGGCATAATAGACCGGGCGGGCAAGTTCAGGGAAGGCCAGGAATTTGTGGTTGTACCGGCCGCACAGTCGGCTACGAACAAGGATATTTCCTTTACCCAGACAGATATTAATAATATTTTGCGTACCAAGGGTGCGGTGAATGCCGCTCTGGAAGTGCTGCTGGAAGGCGTCGGCTGTCAAATGTCTGATATATCAACCTTTTATGCCGCCGGAGCCTTTGGCCAGTACCTTGATTTGGAATCGGCCATAACCATTGGTTTATATCCCGATCTGCCCCGGGAACGAATGATTCGCCTGGGAAACAGCTCGGGCGAGGGGGCCAGATTAGTGTTATTGTCCGAGGAAAGCAGACTCGAGGCAGAGGATATAGCTCGTAATATTACGTATTTTGAGCTTAACGCCAACGAAGTATTTATGAATAAATTTGTAGGCAGTAAATTTTTACCCCACACTAATTTGGATTACTACCCCACAGTAAAGGAAAAAATGATCCAGCGGGGGCTTCTGAACGATTAA
- a CDS encoding acyl-CoA mutase large subunit family protein, with protein MEEIKAAKNEWLAERGKKKDRDINFETVSGMPVQDLYTPDDIKDFDYMNDLGFPGSYPYTRGVQSNMYRGRLWTMRQFAGFATAEESNQRYKYLLEKGQTGLSVAFDMPTIMGYDSDHPRSLGEVGRVGVAIDSLEDMETLFRDIPLDKVSTSMTTNAPAAVLWCLYIATGEKQGVPSEKLTGTIQNDILKEYIAQKSWIFPPEPSMRLITNIFEYAAKHVPKWNTVSISGYHIREAGSTAVQELAFTLADGFAYVEAGIEAGLNVDDFAPRLSFFFNSHIDFFEEIAKYRAARRIWARRMKEKYGAKNPKSLLLRFHTQTAGCSLTAQQPENNIVRTAYEAMAAVLGGTQSLHTNSMDEVLALPTEKAVQIALRTQQILAYETGVANVIDPLAGSYYVEALTNKMEEEAEKYFEEIERRGGVLAAIDQNFFQQEIADAAYQYQRAIDKKQRIQVGVNEFIDPDEELDIEILTIDPEIERRQVQKVQKLRRERNNLLVSDKLDALRQAAMGTENMIPYILDCVRAYATEGEIIQTLREVFGEYKEKPTF; from the coding sequence ATGGAAGAAATTAAAGCCGCCAAAAATGAATGGTTGGCGGAAAGAGGCAAAAAAAAGGACCGGGACATTAATTTTGAAACCGTATCCGGCATGCCGGTCCAGGATTTATATACTCCGGATGACATCAAAGATTTCGATTATATGAATGATTTGGGTTTCCCCGGTAGTTATCCTTACACCAGGGGTGTGCAGAGTAATATGTACCGTGGTCGCCTGTGGACCATGCGCCAGTTCGCCGGGTTTGCCACAGCCGAGGAATCCAACCAGCGTTATAAATACCTCCTGGAAAAAGGGCAAACAGGTTTAAGTGTAGCCTTTGATATGCCCACCATCATGGGCTACGACAGCGATCACCCCCGCTCCCTGGGTGAAGTAGGCAGGGTGGGTGTGGCCATAGATAGTTTGGAGGACATGGAGACCCTGTTCCGGGATATTCCCCTGGATAAAGTTAGTACATCCATGACCACCAACGCACCGGCTGCCGTCCTTTGGTGCCTTTATATAGCCACCGGGGAAAAACAAGGTGTGCCTTCGGAAAAATTGACAGGCACCATCCAGAACGATATCTTGAAGGAATACATTGCCCAAAAGTCATGGATATTCCCACCGGAACCATCCATGCGCCTGATCACCAATATATTTGAGTATGCTGCTAAACATGTACCCAAATGGAATACTGTAAGTATCAGCGGCTACCATATTCGGGAGGCTGGTTCCACCGCTGTACAGGAATTGGCATTTACCCTGGCAGACGGTTTCGCCTATGTAGAGGCCGGTATTGAGGCAGGCCTTAATGTGGATGACTTTGCTCCCAGGCTGTCGTTCTTCTTTAATTCCCATATTGACTTTTTCGAAGAGATTGCCAAATATCGCGCGGCCCGGCGCATTTGGGCCCGGCGCATGAAAGAAAAATACGGGGCCAAAAATCCCAAATCTTTATTGCTACGGTTCCATACCCAAACTGCCGGCTGCAGTTTGACAGCCCAGCAACCTGAAAACAATATCGTTCGCACTGCGTACGAAGCCATGGCGGCAGTACTGGGAGGCACCCAGTCACTCCATACCAACTCCATGGATGAGGTACTTGCTTTACCAACGGAAAAAGCAGTGCAAATTGCGTTACGAACTCAACAAATCCTGGCTTATGAAACAGGCGTGGCCAATGTTATCGATCCGCTGGCAGGTTCGTATTATGTTGAGGCGTTAACAAATAAAATGGAAGAGGAAGCTGAAAAGTACTTCGAGGAAATTGAACGCCGCGGCGGCGTTTTGGCAGCCATTGATCAGAACTTCTTCCAGCAGGAGATTGCCGATGCCGCTTATCAGTACCAGCGGGCTATCGACAAAAAGCAGCGTATCCAAGTTGGCGTTAACGAATTTATAGATCCTGACGAAGAACTGGATATTGAAATACTTACCATTGATCCGGAAATTGAGCGCAGGCAGGTACAAAAGGTACAAAAACTGCGCCGCGAACGTAACAACTTGCTGGTTAGCGACAAGCTTGATGCGTTGCGCCAGGCTGCCATGGGTACAGAAAATATGATTCCATATATACTTGATTGCGTACGGGCTTACGCCACTGAAGGTGAAATTATACAGACACTGCGCGAGGTATTCGGAGAATATAAGGAAAAACCAACTTTTTAA
- the cobO gene encoding cob(I)yrinic acid a,c-diamide adenosyltransferase has product MSRPRLNQGLVQVYTGNGKGKTTASLGLALRAIGHGYKVFMLQFMKGSKDYGEIQAAEKYLPNLIIVQSGLETFVSKENPSRADIDLARQGLETARKVISEGHYDLVILDEINTALDFNLIELDDVLDIIKSKPRHVELVLTGRYVPQKITEVADLVSEVNLIKHPYYHGVAAREGIEY; this is encoded by the coding sequence ATGTCCCGACCCCGGTTAAACCAGGGTTTGGTGCAGGTATATACAGGAAACGGCAAAGGCAAAACAACGGCGTCCCTGGGCCTGGCGCTAAGGGCTATTGGTCACGGTTATAAGGTATTCATGCTGCAATTTATGAAAGGCAGCAAAGATTATGGTGAGATTCAAGCCGCAGAAAAATATTTGCCAAATTTGATTATTGTGCAAAGTGGCTTAGAAACATTTGTCAGCAAAGAAAACCCATCCCGGGCAGACATTGATTTGGCCAGGCAGGGTCTAGAAACAGCTCGAAAAGTTATCAGCGAAGGACATTATGATCTGGTTATCCTGGATGAAATCAATACCGCCTTGGACTTTAATTTAATTGAACTGGATGATGTACTGGATATCATTAAATCCAAGCCGCGCCATGTGGAATTGGTTTTGACGGGAAGATACGTGCCCCAAAAAATAACGGAAGTAGCCGACCTGGTCAGTGAAGTTAACCTGATCAAACACCCTTATTACCATGGGGTTGCAGCCAGAGAAGGCATTGAATATTGA
- a CDS encoding cobalamin B12-binding domain-containing protein, with protein MAKKIRVLVAKPGLDGHDRGARVIARALRDAGMEVVYTGLHQTPEQIVEAAIQEDVDIVGLSILSGAHMTLFPRVCELLKENGADDIIVMGGGTIPEADVKALKEGGYAAEIFTPGTTIETIVEWIHSNTKSS; from the coding sequence ATGGCGAAAAAAATCAGGGTGCTGGTGGCCAAACCCGGTCTAGACGGTCATGACCGGGGTGCCCGGGTGATAGCCCGTGCATTAAGGGATGCCGGCATGGAAGTGGTATATACCGGCTTACACCAAACACCGGAACAGATAGTGGAAGCAGCCATCCAGGAAGATGTGGATATCGTTGGCCTGTCCATTTTAAGTGGTGCTCATATGACACTGTTCCCCAGAGTTTGCGAACTGCTTAAGGAAAACGGTGCGGATGATATCATTGTCATGGGTGGCGGCACCATTCCCGAAGCCGATGTCAAGGCCCTTAAAGAAGGCGGCTATGCAGCAGAAATATTCACGCCGGGAACAACTATAGAAACCATTGTAGAATGGATTCACTCCAACACAAAGTCAAGTTAA
- a CDS encoding aminotransferase class V-fold PLP-dependent enzyme encodes MMIYFDNAATTWPKPPEVMEAMRRCLEEVGANPGRSGHKMSLAAGKIVDEARKSIAALFNIKDSDRVIFTLNATDALNMAIKGSLNAGDHVITSSMEHNSVTRPLYGLRERIEVTKVQCAEDGTLDPGDIKKAIRANTRVIVLTHASNVTGTVMPVKEVGELARSAGIIFILDAAQTAGLLDIDVEKMNVDLLAAPGHKGLMGPPGTGILYVGERAKVRPWREGGTGSKSIVAGQPDILPEKYESGTLNSVGIAGLGAGVNFVRRIGTSKILEHELALAKRFIEGARRIPGIKIFGPLDGNHRAPVISFQLQGKDTGAVGGALDHWYNIACRAGLHCAPDAHRTLGTLETKLVRFSFSYFNKLEEVEFALQCLRDVKGRDLSQFSGSGCNC; translated from the coding sequence ATGATGATTTATTTCGATAACGCTGCCACTACATGGCCCAAACCGCCCGAGGTGATGGAAGCAATGCGCCGCTGTTTAGAGGAGGTAGGGGCCAACCCGGGCCGGTCCGGGCACAAAATGTCGCTGGCGGCAGGTAAAATAGTAGATGAAGCCAGGAAATCAATAGCAGCATTATTTAACATAAAGGATAGCGATAGGGTGATTTTCACCTTAAATGCCACAGATGCATTAAACATGGCTATTAAAGGGTCGTTAAATGCTGGTGACCATGTGATCACCAGTTCCATGGAGCATAACTCGGTGACCAGGCCACTTTACGGTTTGCGGGAAAGAATTGAGGTAACCAAGGTGCAGTGTGCAGAGGATGGTACCCTTGACCCGGGCGATATAAAAAAGGCCATCCGGGCCAATACCAGGGTTATTGTTTTAACCCATGCTTCAAATGTAACCGGTACCGTGATGCCTGTCAAGGAAGTTGGGGAATTGGCCCGTTCGGCCGGTATTATATTTATATTGGATGCGGCACAAACCGCCGGTTTACTGGACATAGACGTGGAAAAGATGAATGTTGACTTGCTGGCCGCACCAGGGCATAAGGGGCTAATGGGACCGCCCGGTACCGGAATACTTTATGTGGGTGAACGGGCAAAGGTGAGGCCATGGCGTGAGGGGGGTACGGGTAGTAAATCAATAGTGGCGGGGCAGCCCGATATTTTGCCCGAAAAGTACGAAAGCGGCACATTAAATTCAGTGGGGATTGCCGGGCTTGGTGCCGGGGTAAATTTCGTACGCCGTATTGGAACGTCCAAGATATTGGAGCATGAGCTGGCACTGGCCAAAAGGTTTATCGAAGGTGCCCGGCGGATACCGGGAATAAAAATATTTGGGCCATTGGACGGTAACCACCGGGCACCGGTAATATCTTTTCAACTACAGGGTAAGGATACCGGGGCTGTGGGCGGTGCCCTGGACCACTGGTATAATATCGCCTGCCGGGCCGGCCTGCACTGTGCCCCTGATGCACATCGTACGTTGGGTACCTTGGAAACCAAGCTTGTAAGGTTTAGTTTTTCTTATTTTAATAAGCTTGAAGAGGTGGAATTTGCGCTACAATGTTTAAGGGATGTTAAGGGAAGAGACCTTAGCCAATTTAGCGGTAGCGGTTGTAATTGTTAA
- a CDS encoding acyl-CoA dehydratase activase has protein sequence MQAYLGIDVGSVSTNLVVQDLAGNVITGLYLRTRGRPVETIQNGLQQLAKTIPKQTQICGVGTTGSGRYLAGVMVGADVIKNEITAHAVAASHFIPQVHTVLEIGGQDSKIIIIKDGIVTDFAMNTVCAAGTGSFLDQQAARLGIPITEFGDLALQSRNPVRIAGRCTVFAESDMIHKQQMGHPVQDIINGLCEALVRNYLNNIGKGKEILAPVVFQGGVAANAGIKAAFERALGMEITVPPHYDIMGAIGAALLAKEELTHTKKTTGFKGFSIAGLTYRTGSFECDGCPNNCEIAEIYEENRVIGRWGARCPKWDIIQEDSRDRA, from the coding sequence ATGCAAGCATATTTGGGGATAGACGTAGGTTCTGTCAGCACAAACCTTGTAGTACAAGATTTGGCCGGAAATGTAATTACCGGCCTTTATTTACGAACCAGGGGACGCCCGGTGGAAACTATACAAAACGGCTTACAACAATTAGCCAAAACAATACCCAAGCAAACACAGATTTGTGGTGTAGGGACAACGGGTAGCGGACGTTACCTGGCCGGGGTAATGGTTGGCGCAGATGTCATTAAAAATGAGATTACCGCCCATGCTGTAGCAGCCTCCCATTTTATTCCCCAGGTGCATACAGTTCTTGAAATAGGCGGGCAGGATTCGAAGATAATAATAATAAAAGATGGCATTGTCACCGACTTCGCAATGAATACGGTATGTGCCGCCGGTACCGGTTCCTTTTTGGATCAACAAGCCGCCCGGTTGGGCATACCCATTACTGAATTCGGCGATCTGGCCTTACAATCCCGCAATCCGGTACGTATAGCCGGGCGCTGTACGGTGTTCGCCGAATCGGACATGATTCATAAACAGCAAATGGGCCATCCCGTACAAGACATTATTAATGGTTTATGCGAAGCACTGGTGCGTAATTACCTGAACAATATCGGCAAAGGTAAAGAAATTTTGGCCCCGGTTGTTTTCCAAGGCGGTGTAGCCGCTAATGCCGGTATAAAGGCAGCCTTTGAAAGAGCTTTGGGCATGGAAATAACAGTCCCCCCCCATTACGATATAATGGGCGCCATCGGCGCGGCACTGCTGGCCAAGGAGGAACTGACACATACCAAAAAAACCACCGGCTTCAAAGGTTTTTCCATTGCCGGGTTAACCTATCGCACCGGCAGTTTTGAATGTGACGGCTGTCCCAATAATTGTGAGATTGCAGAAATTTACGAAGAAAACCGCGTTATTGGCCGCTGGGGGGCCAGATGTCCAAAATGGGATATTATTCAGGAGGATTCACGTGACAGAGCATGA
- the meaB gene encoding methylmalonyl Co-A mutase-associated GTPase MeaB codes for MLEVSKLIQGDKRTAAKIITLIENNGAGKQELLSQLYPHTGRAHVIGITGSPGAGKSSLTDELIKQARQSGHKVGVVAVDPTSPISGGALLGDRIRMQEHALDKDVFIRSMGTRGCLGGLARATKDVVKVLDAYGCRIIIIETVGVGQSELDIMHYADTTLVVLTPGAGDHIQTIKAGIMEIADIFVINKSDLGNTKKIVTDIEQMLDMSPRFQTGWRPPVVETSVINQQGIAELWSVINNHLQYTGDSGELQEAVRKRLSMELMELVEEDLRNRLWDYFHKSEGTSDLIHLMAKRKTDPYTEAQKFLNNFLKER; via the coding sequence ATGTTGGAAGTTAGTAAACTGATACAGGGGGATAAGCGAACAGCAGCCAAAATTATTACCTTAATTGAAAATAATGGTGCAGGTAAACAAGAATTGTTAAGCCAACTATACCCGCACACAGGTCGGGCTCATGTTATCGGTATCACGGGCTCACCAGGTGCGGGCAAAAGTTCTTTAACTGATGAACTCATTAAACAGGCACGCCAAAGCGGTCATAAAGTAGGCGTGGTTGCCGTTGATCCCACGTCGCCAATATCCGGTGGCGCACTCTTGGGTGATCGCATTCGCATGCAGGAACATGCCCTGGATAAAGATGTTTTTATTCGCAGTATGGGTACCAGGGGTTGTTTGGGTGGTCTGGCAAGGGCCACCAAGGACGTAGTCAAGGTACTGGACGCTTACGGATGCCGCATTATTATTATAGAAACTGTTGGTGTCGGCCAAAGTGAACTTGATATCATGCATTATGCCGATACCACCCTGGTGGTGCTTACCCCCGGAGCGGGGGACCATATTCAAACCATCAAGGCCGGGATCATGGAAATCGCGGATATTTTTGTAATTAACAAATCAGACTTGGGAAATACCAAAAAAATTGTTACCGACATTGAACAAATGCTGGACATGAGCCCAAGATTCCAAACGGGATGGCGACCGCCGGTGGTGGAAACAAGCGTAATAAACCAGCAAGGTATCGCTGAACTTTGGTCAGTAATCAACAACCACCTGCAGTATACCGGCGACAGTGGTGAATTGCAAGAAGCAGTGCGTAAAAGATTGAGCATGGAATTGATGGAACTTGTGGAAGAGGATTTACGCAACAGATTATGGGATTACTTTCATAAAAGCGAAGGAACCAGCGACCTTATTCACTTAATGGCAAAACGCAAGACGGATCCCTACACCGAAGCCCAAAAGTTTTTGAATAACTTTTTAAAGGAGCGTTGA
- a CDS encoding GNAT family N-acetyltransferase, whose translation MDNKDYTGSKIPSAQLVYEGPVQPEYISQLEMSPDLHVFREPHKQHQALVDIAASSDGIVYIARHQNIIVGYVTFHNPDQYSRWCKHDNILELGAIEVSPAWRKHKVGKNLMKLAFTNPIMDEKIVITIEFCWHWDLENTGLDIWQYQKMLSNLFGSVGLVRVPTDDPEILEHIANVMMARVGPRVSEEDVKKFEEMKFCGGSIFNYK comes from the coding sequence GTGGATAACAAGGATTACACAGGAAGCAAGATACCCAGTGCTCAACTGGTCTATGAGGGCCCTGTACAGCCGGAATACATCTCCCAACTGGAAATGTCACCTGATTTGCATGTTTTCCGCGAACCGCATAAACAACACCAAGCACTGGTTGATATAGCGGCCTCATCTGATGGAATAGTTTACATAGCACGCCACCAAAATATTATTGTAGGTTATGTTACCTTTCATAACCCGGACCAATACAGTCGCTGGTGCAAGCATGACAACATCTTGGAACTCGGTGCCATCGAAGTAAGCCCAGCCTGGCGTAAGCATAAAGTGGGCAAAAATCTTATGAAACTGGCCTTTACCAATCCCATCATGGATGAAAAAATTGTCATCACCATAGAATTTTGCTGGCACTGGGATCTTGAGAACACCGGCCTTGATATTTGGCAATACCAGAAAATGTTAAGTAATTTATTTGGTAGTGTTGGTTTAGTGCGCGTTCCCACTGATGACCCGGAAATACTGGAACACATCGCCAATGTAATGATGGCCCGGGTAGGCCCCCGGGTATCGGAAGAGGATGTTAAAAAATTCGAAGAAATGAAATTCTGCGGCGGCAGCATTTTCAATTATAAATGA
- a CDS encoding phage-shock protein has protein sequence MSGKLNSLTDVLKKTLFFFESLSVAELAPYVHRKMLVDYTREQVEEKVCLCLEQHKCFESSDGYIWVINLEGKRENDHFYNVLLKKQKPLSLNELSRNGNKRKKSKPVAEQADLISDGRFIQLANGLWGLTEWEVETEHYSLKHLIIKALKIHPTGLSLAQLTDVINNWRHTGQGEILGVLKKFPYFDEIGRGVWCYNAEAKVVYDRIIKRYLEALKRQRERWNRERNKWSRKNTALRKQIDEVSAAHREAAAALALRQSEMGRYEQMTTQMAEKDLLLALRKKEIYRYKEHLQKLEAKANSILYQCRLWVARYKEKEAENQKLQQLLNKSQSSQEILFGKLQQYKERDRENKAKIIEIKENHANRVAELQTEIVELKQKMERLKENTSQEQKIWREEINTLSADLKHAMAEGEKLGHALRLAQQELAKAKDECRVMENYLTHPLVKMMARIVSKFKRSTGQVIS, from the coding sequence ATGAGTGGAAAATTAAATTCCCTTACCGATGTACTTAAAAAGACCTTGTTTTTCTTTGAATCACTATCCGTTGCGGAATTAGCTCCCTATGTACACAGAAAAATGCTGGTTGATTATACCCGTGAACAGGTTGAGGAAAAAGTTTGCTTATGTTTGGAACAACATAAATGCTTTGAAAGCAGTGATGGTTACATATGGGTTATTAACCTGGAAGGCAAAAGGGAGAATGATCATTTTTATAATGTCTTATTAAAAAAACAAAAGCCCCTTAGCTTAAATGAATTGTCTAGAAACGGCAATAAGCGAAAGAAAAGTAAGCCGGTGGCAGAGCAAGCTGATTTAATAAGTGACGGAAGGTTTATTCAACTGGCCAACGGGCTTTGGGGCTTAACTGAATGGGAAGTGGAAACAGAGCATTATTCATTAAAGCATTTAATTATCAAGGCTTTAAAGATACACCCCACGGGGTTGTCACTGGCTCAACTGACAGATGTTATTAATAATTGGCGTCATACGGGACAAGGGGAAATACTTGGTGTATTGAAAAAATTTCCGTATTTCGATGAAATAGGTAGGGGAGTATGGTGTTACAATGCGGAGGCCAAAGTAGTTTATGATCGTATAATCAAAAGATATTTGGAAGCCCTCAAACGCCAAAGAGAGCGCTGGAACCGGGAACGAAATAAATGGTCCCGTAAAAACACCGCCCTGCGGAAGCAAATTGACGAGGTGTCGGCGGCCCACCGCGAGGCGGCTGCAGCGCTTGCCCTGCGCCAGAGCGAAATGGGGCGCTATGAGCAAATGACCACCCAGATGGCCGAAAAAGATTTGCTTTTAGCGCTTAGAAAAAAAGAAATATATCGTTACAAGGAACACCTGCAAAAGCTGGAGGCCAAAGCCAACAGCATATTATATCAGTGCCGGCTCTGGGTGGCCAGATATAAAGAAAAAGAAGCGGAGAATCAAAAACTACAGCAATTGTTGAATAAAAGCCAATCCAGCCAGGAGATATTATTCGGCAAGCTGCAGCAGTATAAAGAACGGGACCGTGAAAATAAGGCTAAAATAATAGAGATTAAGGAAAATCATGCTAACCGGGTTGCTGAGCTGCAAACCGAAATTGTTGAACTAAAACAGAAGATGGAAAGGTTAAAGGAAAATACCAGCCAGGAGCAGAAAATATGGCGGGAAGAGATTAATACGCTAAGTGCTGATCTTAAACATGCCATGGCTGAGGGGGAGAAGCTAGGTCATGCATTGCGTTTGGCCCAACAAGAATTGGCCAAGGCAAAGGATGAGTGCCGGGTAATGGAAAATTATTTAACCCATCCTTTGGTAAAGATGATGGCCAGGATAGTGAGTAAATTTAAAAGAAGTACCGGACAAGTAATTTCTTAA